One Spea bombifrons isolate aSpeBom1 chromosome 1, aSpeBom1.2.pri, whole genome shotgun sequence DNA window includes the following coding sequences:
- the LOC128467476 gene encoding vomeronasal type-2 receptor 26-like, with amino-acid sequence MLRRIQFHGASNMKMSFNEKGELESFYEIRNYAQYPNKSILHERVGHFKVSAPEGEQLFLNHSLIRWKNHSREIPRSRCSEDCPPGYRRVWHKGKHTCCFDCVPCSEGEISNTTDGESCQKCPENQHPNEKKDKCVPKPIEFLSYKEDSVASVFASISVFMSVVTSIILGIFILYQDTPIVRANNQNLSFLLLVCLILSFLCVFLFLGRPEDVTCMLRQTAFGILFSLAVSSLLAKTIMVCIAFKATKPGSTWKKWMGVKIPNGVVFVCSFIQVVICICWLSISPPYQEMNTHSSPGKIVIQCNEGSVVAFYTVLGYMGFLAAVSFVVAFLARKLPDSFNEAKYITFSMLVFCNVWVTFIPAYMSVMGKNTVIVEIFAILASSAGILCCIFFPKCYIILVKPSMNTKKHLLKAGS; translated from the exons ATGTTGAGAAGAATTCAATTCCATGGTGCCAGTAATATGAAAATGAGCTTCAATGAGAAGGGAGAGTTGGAGAGTTTCTATGAAATAAGGAATTACGCACAATATCCCAATAAAAGCATCTTACACGAACGTGTCGGGCACTTCAAAGTATCAGCTCCAGAAGGAGAACAATTATTCCTCAATCACAGCCTCATAAGATGGAAAAACCACTCACGGGAG ATTCCTCGCTCTCGATGTTCTGAAGACTGTCCTCCTGGCTATAGACGAGTCTGGCACAAAGGAAAGCACACCTGCTGCTTCGACTGTGTCCCGTGCTCCGAAGGAGAGATCTCCAACACAACAG ATGGAGAATCTTGCCAGAAATGTCCTGAAAACCAACATCCTAATGAGAAGAAGGATAAATGCgttccaaaacccattgaatTCTTGTCCTACAAAGAAGATTCAGTTGCGTCAGTATTTGCCTCTATATCTGTTTTCATGTCTGTCGTAACCTCCATTATTTtggggatatttattttataccagGACACCCCCATTGTCAGAGCTAATAATCAGAACCTCAGCTTCCTCCTCCTGGTCTGCCTCATCCTGagcttcctctgtgtgtttctgttcctcGGTCGTCCTGAGGATGTAACCTGCATGCTGCGGCAAACTGCTTTTGGGATCCTCTTCTCATTAGCTGTGTCTTCTCTGTTGGCCAAGACCATCATGGTCTGCATCGCTTTCAAAGCCACCAAACCCGGCAGCACTTGGAAGAAATGGATGGGGGTCAAAATACCCAACGGTGTGGTGTTTGTCTGCTCATttattcaggtggtcatttgcaTCTGCTGGTTGTCTATTTCTCCTCCGTACCAGGAAATGAACACTCACTCCTCTCCTGGAAAGATCGTTATTCAGTGTAATGAGGGGTCAGTAGTTGCCTTTTACACTGTTCTGGGGTACATGGGCTTCCTGGCCGCTGTGAGTTTCGTTGTCGCTTTCCTGGCCAGGAAATTACCGGACAGTTTTAATGAAGCcaagtacatcaccttcagcatgctggttTTCTGCAATGTCTGGGTCACTTTTATCCCGGCTTATATGAGCGTCATGGGCAAAAACACTGTGATTGTAgagatttttgctatattagcTTCCAGCGCTGGAATTCTgtgctgtatattttttccaaaatgttatataattttGGTGAAACCGAGCATGAATACAAAGAAACACTTACTAAAAGCGGGTTCTTAG